The region AAGATTTAGGTCAAATAGATTTTATCGTTCATTCAATTGCCTTTGCTCCAAAAGAGGGATTATCTGGGAGATTTTATGATATTACAAAATCGGCTTTTGATGTGGCTATGGATGTATCTGTTTACTCACTTATTGAAGTTACAAGAGAGTTAAAACCATTAATGAGTGAAAACTCTTCTATTCTTACACTTACATATTATGGTGGAGCAAAGTATATTCCAAACTATAATCTTATGGGTATCGCAAAAGCAGCTTTAGAGATGACTACAAAATATCTTGCAGAAGATTTAGGAAAAGATGGAATTAGAGTAAATGCAATTAGCGCAGGACCTATTAAAACTTTAGCAGCAGCTGGAATTAGTGATTTTAGATTTATGTTAAAATGGAACGAAGCACACTCACCACTTAAAAAGAATGTAACAACTGATGAAGTTGGAAACTCTGGGATGTATTTGTTATCTGATTTATCAAGTGCAGTTACTGGAGAAATCCATTATGTGGATTGTGGTTATAATATCATGGGTATGCCAGCGGTTGAGTTCAATGAAGAGGGTCGTCCAACCATAGCATGGAACGGAACTGATAAATAGTCATAAAGCGTAAGCTTTTGGCGAATTTCTGCGTTGTCAAACAAATTTTAGACACTCACTTACTAATGTAAGCTCCTGCCTAAAATTTGTTTTTCGCCTTGAACTTCACTCAAAATCTCACACTTTCTAACTACTTATCTTTAGTATAAAAGTTTTTGATTTAAATTCTTGGAATTTAGATTTAAGATTTTAGAAAACATAGGAATGAAATGAATATTAATTTTAAAGAATTAGCAAACAAATATAAAACACCTTATTATGTGTATGATTTTGATTATATTACAAGTCAATATAATGAATTAAAAGATGCTTTTAAAGCCAGAAAATCATTGGTTGCATATGCTGTTAAAGCAAACTCAAATTTATCTGTTATTAAACACCTTGCCAATCTTGGTGCTGGTGCTGATTGTGTATCTATTGGTGAAGTAAAACGTGCTTTAAAAGTGGGAATTGCTCCTTATAAAATCATTTTCTCAGGGGTTGGGAAGATTGATGATGAGATAAGAGAAGCTCTTAGTTTAGATATTTTGATGATAAATGTTGAAAGTGATGCTGAATTAAATAGAGTAGAGATGATTGCAAAAGAGTTAGGTAAAATTGCTCGAATTTCTATTAGAGTTAATCCAAACATTGACCCTCAAACACATCCATATATTTCAACTGGATTACATGAGAATAAATTTGGAGTTGATATTGATACTGCAAAAAGAATGTATATCCAATGTAAAAACTCGGATAATCTAGATCCTGTTGGAATTCATTTGCATATTGGTTCTCAATTAACTCAACTAGACCCTATAAAAGAGTCTGTAAAAATTGTAGCTGATTTAGTTAGAAACTTAAAAGCTATAAAAATAGAGCTATCTTTTATGGATATTGGTGGAGGACTTGGTATTGTTTATGATAATGAGAAACTTATTGATACAAATGAGTATGCACAATCAGTATTAGAGACTATGTTTGGACTTGATATAACAGTTGTATGTGAACCAGGTAGATTTATGGTTGGAAATGCTGGAACTTTTATTACAAAAGTTTTATATGAAAAAGTAAATGGTGATAAAAGATTTGTGATAGTTGATGGGGCTATGAATGACTTAATTAGACCAGCTTTATACAACGCTCAACACAAAATTGAAGTTATTGATAAAAGTTCTGATATATCTGATTGTAATTTAGTTGGACCTATTTGTGAAAGTGGAGACTTTTTTGCAAAAAATATTAAATTACCAAAAACTGAGCATAATGATTTAGTGGCTATTTATTCTGCAGGGGCCTATTGCTTCACGATGGCATCTAACTACAATACAAGAGGTAGAGTTGCTGAAATTGCTGTGGAAAATGGTAAAGATAGACTTATAAGAAAAAGAGAAACTTTTGAAGATATAATTGCACTTGAAGAGGAATTTATAAAATAAATGAATAAAGCTTATTTCATTGATGTACAAGGTACATTAATTGATGATATTAATAAAGATCCAATAAATGGTGCAATAGAATTTATTGACACTTTAAATGAAAAAAACATACCTTATGTTGTAATTACAAACAACACTAAATTTAAAAGCGAAGATTTTAAAAAGTTTTTAAATGACAAAGGATTTAATATAAAAAATTATATTGATCCTTTTTATATCTTAAACACTGTAACAAATGAAAAAACAGTTGCAGCATTTGGGACAGATGAATTTTTAAAAACAATGGTTGATTTGGGTTATATTTTAGATTATGAAAATCCAAAAGAGTTAATAGTCTCTATTAAAAAAGATTACACAAATGAAGATTATGCTTCTATGATAGAAATTGCTCTAATGGTAAATAGCATAATTGGTATGCATGATACTTCTATATACTCAAAAGATGGAAGAAGATACCCAGGTGTTGGGGCAATTATGAAGATGATAAAATTTGCCACTAATAAAGACTATAAGGTAGTTGGAAAACCTTCTATTGGGTTTTTTCAAAGTGCTAAAAATATTATTAATGTAGATTTTAAAGATATAATGATAGTCTCTGATGATATGATAGGTGATTTAATAGGAGCTCAAAATTTGGGTATGAGTTCTTGTTTGGTATTAAGTGGAAAAATAAAAAGTGAAGAAGAGATACTATCTACTTTAGATGAAAAAGATAAACCTAATTTTATATGTAAAGATATAGGTGGAGTTTTGAATCTTTTAAATAAAGGTGAAATATGAGTGAAGCTGGATTATTAGAGTTAAGAAAAAAGTTAGATGCAATTGATGATGAACTTTTAGAACTTATTAATAAAAGAATGGATTTAGTTCATGAAGTGGGACTTTTAAAAGCAAAAAGCGGTGGAGCTATTTATAGACCAGAGAGAGAAAAAGCTATTATTGATAGACTTGATACTCTAAATAAAGGTAAATTAAATAGAGCTGCGATTGAAGCATTTTTCTTAGAGATATTTGCAATAAGTAGAAATTTTGAATTACCAGAAAATATTGCATATTTAGGGCCTGAGGGAAGTTTTACTCACCAAGCAGCCGAAGCTAGATTTGGAGCTATGAGTTCATATATTTCAATTGGTTCTATTAAAGGTGTATTTAGAGAAGTTAGTACAAAAAAAGCAAGATTTGGAGTTATTCCTATTGAAAACTCTTCTAATGGAATAGTCTCAGATACAATAAATTGTCTAAGCACTTATAATCTAAAAATTATTGCTGAAGTTGTTTTAAATATTCACCATACTCTTGCAACAACTTGTGATAAAGTAAAAGATATTAAAAAGATATATTCAAAAGATATTGCCTTTGAACAATGTAGAAGATTCTTAGAAAATTTTGGACTTGATGAGGTGGAACATATTCCAGTAGAGTCAACAACAAAAGCTGCAAAATTAGCTTTAGCCGAACCAAATAGTGCTGCTATTTGTTCACATGTCGGTGCAAAATTGTATAATCTTCCAATCTTATTTGAAAATATTGAAGACAAAGACAATAATAAAACTAGATTTTTTATAATAAGCGACTTTGAAAATGCACAAAGTGGAAATGATAAAACATCTATTTTAGTAAAACTACCAAATTTACAGGGTGTTTTAGTGGAGTTTTTAACTGACTTTGATAAGGCTAAAATCAATTTAACTAAGATAAAATCACATATTGTTGAAGGTGACTCTATCTTTTTTATTGATTTCAATGGGCATAAAGATGATGAAAATGTAAAAGAGATATTTAAAAAACATAAAGAATCTATTAAGTTCTTGGGTTCATATGTTAAAGAAATAGATGATATTTAATTTTAGGAAAATAAATGAAATTTAATGAAGTTTTAGAAAATGTTACAACTTATGAAGCTGGAAAACCAATTGAATTAGTTGTTAGAGAGTATGGTGTAGATCCAAAAGATGTTATAAAATTGGCTTCAAATGAGAATCCATATGGAACAAGTCCAAAAGTTACTGCTAAAATTCAAGAGTTAGTAAAGAATATGTTTGTTTATCCAGATGATTCTATGTATGAGTTAAAAGAGGCTTTAGGTAAAAAGTTTGATGTTGATTCATCTAATGTTATTATTGGTTCTGGAAGTGATCAAATTATAGAATTTTGTGTACATGCAAAATGTGAAAAAGACTCTAAAATACTTATGGCAAAAACAACATTTGCTATGTATGAGATTTATGGTAAACAAACAGGTTCTCAAATAATAAAAACAGAATCTCATACCCATGATTTAGCACAATTTTTAGCTTTGTACAAGAAACATGGTGCTGATGTTATATTTTTATGTTTGCCAAATAATCCCTTAGGTGAAGCTGTAGATACAAAAGATGTATATGAGTTTTTAGAACAAGTTGATAGTGAGACCTTAGTTGTAGTTGATGGAGCTTATAATGAATTTGCAGCATATAAAGATGAAAATAAAAAAGTAATACCACAAGATTTAATTAGTAAATTTCCAAATTGTATTTACTTAGGTACTTTTTCAAAAGCTTATGCTTTAGGTGGTATGAGAGTTGGATATGGTATTGCTGGGGCTGATATTATAAAAACTCTTTATAAATTAAGAGCACCATTTAATATTACAACTTTAACACTAGCAGCAGCTATTGAAGCATTAAAAGATGAAGAGTTTGTAACTACTTGTATTGCTAAAAACTTTGAAGAGATGAAAAGATATGAAGAGTATGCAAAATCAAGAGGTTTTGATTATATTCCTTCATATACAAATTTTATTGCAATTTATATGGGAGATAAATATATCTCTAAAGAAGTAGCTCAAAAGCTTTTAGAACTGGGTATTATAGTTAGAGATTTAACTGGATATGGACAAAATGCAATAAGAATTACAATTGGTACAAATGAACAAAATACAAAAGTATTTTCTATGTTGGATGAAGTGTTAGAAAAATTAAAATAGATTAAGAAGAGATATGAAAATAAAAAACAAATCGCCAAAAGAATTAGAAGAAGTAAGTCAAAAAATCAGAGATAGAATAATAGATGTTGTATCGAGAAAAGGTGGACATTTTTCTTCAACTCTTGGTGCAGTTGAACTCACTGTTGGTATGCATTATGTTTTTGATTCAAATAAAGATCCCTTTATATTTGATGTATCTCATCAATGTTATCCCCATAAACTTATAACTGGTAGATGGGAAGAGTTTGAAACTATTAGACAATTTAATGGCCTTAGTGGTTTTACAAAACCAAAAGAGAGTGATGCTGATTATTTTGTAGCAGGGCATAGCTCTACTTCTCTTTCCCTAGCAGTAGGTGCAGCAAAAGCTATCAAACTAAAAAAAGAAGATAGAGTACCAGTTGTTATGATTGGTGATGGTTCTATGACTGCTGGGATGGTTTATGAGGCACTAAATGAAATTGGTGATTTAAAACTTCCTATGGTAATCATTTTAAATGATAATGAGATGTCAATAGCAAAACCAATAGGTGCTATTTCTAAGTATTTATCTAAGTTATTAGCTGGAAAATATTATCAAGGTTTCAAAACAAAAGTTGATAAGTTTATAAAAAATAATATGCCAGAAGGTACAACTTATATAGCTAAAAGAATGGAAGAAGCTATGAAATTAATCACTCCTGGAATTTTATTTGAAGAGATGGGTGTTGATTATATTGGACCTATTGATGGACATGATATCAAAGAAGTACTTGAGACTTTAGAAATAGCAAAAGCTATGAAAAAACCAGTTATTGTTCATGCTCATACAGTAAAAGGAAAAGGTTATAAAATAGCTGAAGGTCAACATGAATGTTGGCATGGAGTTGGACCTTTTAATGTGGAAGATGGGGCATTTGTAAAAAAAGAAGCTCCAAAATCAGCAACTGCAGTTTTTGCAGATGCTTTACTTGAACTAGCAACAAAACATGAAAATGTAGTTGGAGTAACAGCTGCTATGCCAAGTGGAACTGGTATAGATAAACTTATGGATAAGTTTCCTGAAAGATTTTGGGATGTAGCAATTGCAGAACAACATGCTATTACTTCAATGGCTGCTATGGCAAAAGAGGGATTTAAACCTTTTATTACTATTTATTCTACCTTTTTACAAAGAGGATTTGACCAAATCATTCATGATGTATGTTTGTTAAGTATGCCAGTTGTATTTGCAATAGATAGAGCAGGAATAGTTGGAAATGATGGAGAGACACATCAAGGTACTTTTGATATATCATTTTTAAGATTTATTCCAAATATAGTTTTATTTGCTCCTAGATGTAATGAAACATTAAAGTTAGGTCTTGAATTTGCATATACTTTAAATAGTCCATGTGCTATTAGATATCCACGAGGTGCCTTTAAAGAAGTATGTGCAGAAGCTTCACCTTTTGAATTAGGTAAGGCAGAACTTCTAAAAGAAGGAACTTCAAATAAACTTTTCATAGCTTACGGAGCAGGTGTTGGAAGAGCCTGTGAAACAGAGAAACTTCATAGTGAAGATATTGCAATCTTAGATTTAAGATTTGTAAAACCACTAGATAAAGATACTTTAAAAGAGTTAGCTAAAAAATATGATGACTGGTATGTTTTCTCAGACTCTCAAAAACAAGGTGGAGTGGGAAGTGCCATTTTAGAATTTTTAAATGAAGAGAAAGTTTGTGTAAACTTGACAAGTTTTGAGTATGAAGATGATTTTATAGTGCATGGGGATACGAAAGTGGTGGAGGAGTCGTTAGGATTATTACCACAACAACTAGCTGATAAAGTAAAATAAAAACTCCATCTTTTTCACGGACTCTGCGTTGAATGAGTTTTTTTACTCAGTTACTTACTAGGTGTAAGCTCCTTCACAAAAAAACTCCTTCGCCTTGATTTCGTGAAAAATATGAAGTTTTGGGTTTTTATGAATTCTTGTGATAAAATATCTTTATAATTATAAGGTATTAAATGGTTACAGAATTTTTGACAACAACTTTATTAGGTGGAATTATTTATGATTTAATGAAAATAGGTGTTTCAAACTCTTATGAACTTGCAAAAAAATCATTAAAAGATTATACCTCATCAGAAGAAGACATAAGACATTTAAAATTAATTTTGGAAAAAGATATTTTAACTAAATCAGCTTTGACAAAAGAAAAAATAATTGATATATTAGATAATAGTGAAGATATATCATTTTTAATTAAAAAAGTAAAAAATATAAATATAAATCATGTTGATAAAATAATTATAAGTTCTAAAGAAAGAGATATTGATAAAGTAGAATTTGAGAATAACTATCCACTTGCAACAGGAATAGGTGGAATATATATATTTATAGGTGTATTATTAACTTTTTATTTTGCTTTACATATTCATTTTAGTTTATTTATAATTATACCGTTTATTCTTCTATTCCTTTGGATATTTATAGCACCATATGTTTCCATTTATGTCACTGTATATAATGATAGATTGATTCTTTATGATAATACAATATATTATAAAGATATTAGTAGTTGTGAAAAAAAATCAGATAATATTCTGGTATTAAAATTATATAATACAGGAGAGCAAGTAATTAAAGAGATACGCTTATCTGAGCCAGAAGATTTGGACTTTATTAAACATTGGATAACAAATTATTCAAAATAATTGATTTATTTTAGATAATCATTACTCCAAAAACACCTTCAATTTCTCCACACAAAGTCCCATCGCAGTACTTTCATATCCTATCACTTCTTTAATATATGGTTTACAAAATCCTTCTACCATGATGGCTCCTGCTTTTCCCATCCATTCATTTGAGTCTAGGTAGTTTTGCATATCTTTTTCATCGAATTTTTCGAAGATGTAGGTTGTGATGGATATGTCTATTAGTTCTAGGGTTTTGCTTTTGTATTTCATACAGCTTATTACTGAGGTTTGGTTTCCGCTTTGTAGTTCTAGCATTCTTTTGGCGTCGTTTTTATCTTTTGCTTTCCGAAGTAATAAGTCATTTGTTGTTACTACTGAATCTGATACTAAGAGAGGGTACTCTTCTACTCCATATTTTTTGTATAGTTCATCAAACTTTCCTAAGGTTGCTTGGTAGGCGAAACTTTTTGGATTTTGGGTTGTGATTGTGTCTTCATCAAACTCTCCTCCACTTTGGATGAACTCTATATTATGAGCTTTTAGAATCTTAGCTCTTGTAGGTGATTTTGAACCTAATCTTATCAATAAACTTCCTTTTTAATTCAATTATGATATTTTACGCAAATGAAACAAAATACTAAATATAACTTACCAAAAGGTTTCGTTTTTATACTTGCAATGTTGGGTTCAATTACCCCTCTTGCTATTGATGTATATCTTCCAGCTTTTAAAAATATCGCAAACTATTTTTATACTTCTATTGATGAAGTTGAAATTACTTTAAGTATTTATCTCTTAGGTTTTTCTCTTGGACAACTGATTGGTGGTCCTTTATCAGATAGATATGGAAGAAAGATTTTTATATTTACAGGTTTATGTATTTATATTACTTTTTCTTTATTGATTTCACAAGCTTCATCTATCCATGAACTTTGGGCTTTTAGATTTTTTCAAGCTATTGGTGGTGGGTTTGCTGTTGTAAATACAAATGCTATTATTAGAGATATTTACCATGGAAAAGAATCAGCAAGGGTATTTTCTATCATCTCTATGATTATGATGGTGGCACCTATGGTTGCTCCTATTATAGGAACTACAATTTTGAGTTTTTATTCGTGGAAATATATTTTTATATTTTTAGCTATTTATACAGTTTGTATAATTTATTTTATAACAAAATTACCAGAAACTTCGCCTAAAACAAAAAATAAAAATATCTTTAAAAACTATGCACGAATTTTTTTAAATAAAAAAGCGATACTTCTTATTTTAGCTGGTGGATTTGGTTTTTCTGGAATGTTCGTATATATTACTAAGTCATCATTTATTTATATGGATTATTTTGGAGTTGATGCAAAATATTTTACACTTTTATTTGGATTAAATGTATTTACTTTGATTATTTTTAGTAGATTAAATATGCACTACTTAAAAAAATATGCAACTTTTAGCTTACTTCGTTTTGGAGTATCTTTACAGTTATTAAGTGCCATAGGTTTATATGCTTTTAATGAACATAATACCATAATAAGCGTTGCGTTTTTCATTATGATATATGTAGGTGCTTTAGGATTTATTTTTGCAAATGCTATTGCTTTGGTTCTTGAAGACTTTGGGGATATAAGTGCTACAACAAACTCTTTATATGGAGTGATTGGTTTTATTATTGCCTCATTTGTTGGATTTTTAGCAAGTTATTTTCATGATGATACCTTAAGTCCAATATTTATTTTGATGGCTACTACTTCTACTTTATCATTTTTGATACTACTATATATAAAAAAATTTAAAGTGTGATTTATGAAATATTATATTTATTTGGTTTTGGCAGTTTTATTTTGGTCAGGAAATGTTGTTGTAGGTAGATATGTTTCTACAGATATTTCACCCATGGAGTTATCATTTTTCAGATGGTTTTTTGTGGTGTTGATACTTTCACCTTATACTATTAAAAATAGCAAAAGATTAATAGCTATATTCAGAAAAAATCCACTATTATATTTACTTTGTGGAACTTTGGGTATTAGTGCTTATAATACTTTTATTTATTTGGGAGTGCAGCATTTAACTGCTACGAATACTTTATTAATAAACTCTTCAATTCCAATTTTTATTATTATCTTATCTTCAATACTAATAAATACAAAAATAACAAAAATACAAGGTTTTGGAATACTTCTATCGACTATAGGAGTTGTATATTTATTATTAAAAGGTGAATATGAAGCCTTAATGAAATTAGAGTTTACAAGATATGATTTATGGATTATCTTAGCTTGCATTACTTGGGCTATATATTCTATATATTTGAAGTTTAAACCAAAAGATATAAAGCCTTTGGAGTTTTTATCTATTATTACTTTTATTGGGGTTGTGATACTGTTTTTAGTTTGTGTAATATTTAGTTTTAAATTTGAGTATGGATTTTTGCATGATGAAAAATTATTATTTACTTTAATGTATGTATCAATCTTTCCTTCTATATTGTCATTTTATTTTTGGAACAGTGCGACATATGAAGTTGGAGCTACAAAAGCTGGTCAATTTATTCACTTGATGCCAGTCTTTGGTTTCATCTTGGCATACATATTTTTAAATGAGTCTTTGCATCCTTATCATATTGTAGGAATTACTTTTATTGCTACGGGTATTTATTTATCAATATTTCTAAAAAGGGTGGAAGTTGCTAAATAGTATTTCAGGAATATTGATATTTTTATCTTTTTTATTTACAAATATTGCATACTTCTTAGATAGTAATCTTTTGAATTATGCAAGCTATTTTGCTTGGATAGCTTTTTTATTGCTTTTTATCACATTGGCTAAAAAGAAAATTATAGTTACACTTTTGATTTTGAGCTTATTGTGCTTTTTATTTTCATATATAAAAGGCTTTGATATAAACTTTATAAAAGCCTTGAGTATAAACCAATACCTTCTTACTTTACTTATAGGAGTTACCTTTTTAAAACTTATTGCCACACCAAAGTTTGAAAAAAAAGCAAAAATTGAATCAGGTAAAAGCTCTTTTTTTAAAACCTATTTAGGCGTGCATCTTTTTGGTTCAGTGATAAATCTTTCTTCTTTGATTTTAATAGCTGATAAAATGTATAAAAAAGGTCCACTATCAAAATTGCAGTTAGTTGTACTTACAAGAGCTTTCTCTTCGGATGCTTATTGGTCACCATTTTTCGTAGCCTTTGCAGCTGCTTTAACATATTTGCCAAACTTTGATAAATCAACAATCTTTTTTAGTGGAATCATCCTTGCTCTTATATCTTTAATAGTAACTTATTTTGAAGTTGGTAAAAAGTTCGAAATGGACAGTTTCCAAGGTTATCCTATCTCTTTAGAAACACTTTATATCCCAGTATTATTAGTAATATTTATTTTGATTACAAAATATTATGAAGAGAACTTGAAAGTTATTATTTTAGTGAGTATTTATTCTTTATTATTGACTATTTTTATTTCACTAATAAAAGTAAATTTTACAAAAACACTTTCTTTATTTAAACAACATATTACAAGTGATTTACCTAAAATGAAGATGGAGATATCACTATTTTTGGTTGCTGGTTTATTTGGAGTTTCTGTTAGTACGATTTTAAATGGATACCATGTAACAGTTCCATTTACGCAGTTTACTTATATGGAAGCTTCTATTACTTTATTGGGATTTATATTATTGTCTTTTATAGGAATTCATCCTATTATTACTATTGCTGTTATTGCTAGTTTTTTACTTCAGTTCAATCATACTTTATTGGCAGTTACTTTTTTAATGGCTTGGGCAATTACTGTTTCTTCTTCACCTTTTAGTGGATTAAATTTGACCATCCAATCAAGATACAATGTAGAAGCAAAAGAGGTGTTTTTATTAAATCTTCCATTTATAATAAAGATGTACATAGTTTGCGTATTAGCACTTTATATTTTAGATAAGTTTATACTATAAGATAATATCATACATATTTCATACATAATTTATATACTAAAATAAAACTAACAATAAGAAGGTAAAGAAACTATGAGTCTATTTTTTCTAATTTTACTAAAAGTATTCCCTATTTATATCAATGTTATTTTAGGATATTTATCTACAAAATATCTTCATGTAAAAAGAGAATCAATCGCTGCATTACTAATATATATTTTAGGTCCTATTGTCGTTTTTTCAGCAACTTTGAGTGTAAAGATTAATTTTGCAGTTGCTTTTTTACCTATATTTTTATATATATTTTGTTCAGTTTTAGCTTTTGGCTCGCTATATTTATTTAAAAATTCTTGGTCTGATCCCACAGGAAATATCTTAGCTTTTTCAGCAGGTACTGGAAATACTGGATATTTTGGTATTCCCTTGGCAATTATATTTTTTCCTCCTTCTTTAGCAGATATTTATATTTTTACAGTTTTGACTTCTTTATTGTATGAAAGTACAACAGGCTTTTATGTAACCGCAAAGGGTAATTTTACAGTTGCTCAAGCTTTAAAGAAAATGTCAAAGTTACCAATTCTTTATGCTTTTATTTTAGGAATAATACTAAATTTAGTTGGTTTTGAAATACCTCAAGCTATAAGCTCTTATACTGCACAATTCAAAGGTGCTTATGGAATCTTAGGAATGATGATGCTTGGTATGGGTTTGATTGGTTTAAAAAATAGTGATGATAATTTCGATATGAAATTTATCTCTATAACATTTTTTATGAAATTTATTTTTTGGCCTTTATCAATTGTAGGATTTATCTATTTAGATAAAACATTTTTTATGTTTTTAAATGAAGATTTATATAAAGTTTTATTTCTTTTTGCAATTGTACCACTTGCTGGCAATACAGTAACTCTAGCAGTGTTATTAAATGCTAAACCAGAAAAGGCAAGCTTGGCTGTGTTTTTAAGCACAGTAGTCTCTGTTATAGCAATACCGCTATATATCTTTTGGTATGGAGGATTTTAATTAGTATTTAAAATCCTTCTTGCTTTCCAATAGTGAGCTTTCCAATAAGGATTTGATAAACTAGATATCATAACTCCATTTGATGTTGATACATGCATAAAATCACCGTGACTTAGATATATTCCCACATGTCGAGAGCCTTTTTTACTTGTAAGAAAAAATACTAAATCCCCAGTTTTTAAATCTTTTTTATTGACACTTTTCCCACTTATTGACTGATAATATGTAGTTCTTGGAATATTTTTTCTAAGTTCTTTTCTATATACATCATAGACTAAATAAGAACAATCAATTCCACTTCTAGTTTGACCACCATATTTATATCCTACTCCTTGCCATTGTCTATAATGAGCAAGCAGAGCATCTGAAATATTTATATTATTATATGTCATAGTATTTTTGTATGTAGATAGGGGTTTTGTCGG is a window of Arcobacter sp. F2176 DNA encoding:
- a CDS encoding Bcr/CflA family multidrug efflux MFS transporter encodes the protein MKQNTKYNLPKGFVFILAMLGSITPLAIDVYLPAFKNIANYFYTSIDEVEITLSIYLLGFSLGQLIGGPLSDRYGRKIFIFTGLCIYITFSLLISQASSIHELWAFRFFQAIGGGFAVVNTNAIIRDIYHGKESARVFSIISMIMMVAPMVAPIIGTTILSFYSWKYIFIFLAIYTVCIIYFITKLPETSPKTKNKNIFKNYARIFLNKKAILLILAGGFGFSGMFVYITKSSFIYMDYFGVDAKYFTLLFGLNVFTLIIFSRLNMHYLKKYATFSLLRFGVSLQLLSAIGLYAFNEHNTIISVAFFIMIYVGALGFIFANAIALVLEDFGDISATTNSLYGVIGFIIASFVGFLASYFHDDTLSPIFILMATTSTLSFLILLYIKKFKV
- a CDS encoding DMT family transporter, with amino-acid sequence MKYYIYLVLAVLFWSGNVVVGRYVSTDISPMELSFFRWFFVVLILSPYTIKNSKRLIAIFRKNPLLYLLCGTLGISAYNTFIYLGVQHLTATNTLLINSSIPIFIIILSSILINTKITKIQGFGILLSTIGVVYLLLKGEYEALMKLEFTRYDLWIILACITWAIYSIYLKFKPKDIKPLEFLSIITFIGVVILFLVCVIFSFKFEYGFLHDEKLLFTLMYVSIFPSILSFYFWNSATYEVGATKAGQFIHLMPVFGFILAYIFLNESLHPYHIVGITFIATGIYLSIFLKRVEVAK
- a CDS encoding tellurium resistance protein TerC, whose translation is MLNSISGILIFLSFLFTNIAYFLDSNLLNYASYFAWIAFLLLFITLAKKKIIVTLLILSLLCFLFSYIKGFDINFIKALSINQYLLTLLIGVTFLKLIATPKFEKKAKIESGKSSFFKTYLGVHLFGSVINLSSLILIADKMYKKGPLSKLQLVVLTRAFSSDAYWSPFFVAFAAALTYLPNFDKSTIFFSGIILALISLIVTYFEVGKKFEMDSFQGYPISLETLYIPVLLVIFILITKYYEENLKVIILVSIYSLLLTIFISLIKVNFTKTLSLFKQHITSDLPKMKMEISLFLVAGLFGVSVSTILNGYHVTVPFTQFTYMEASITLLGFILLSFIGIHPIITIAVIASFLLQFNHTLLAVTFLMAWAITVSSSPFSGLNLTIQSRYNVEAKEVFLLNLPFIIKMYIVCVLALYILDKFIL
- a CDS encoding AEC family transporter; amino-acid sequence: MSLFFLILLKVFPIYINVILGYLSTKYLHVKRESIAALLIYILGPIVVFSATLSVKINFAVAFLPIFLYIFCSVLAFGSLYLFKNSWSDPTGNILAFSAGTGNTGYFGIPLAIIFFPPSLADIYIFTVLTSLLYESTTGFYVTAKGNFTVAQALKKMSKLPILYAFILGIILNLVGFEIPQAISSYTAQFKGAYGILGMMMLGMGLIGLKNSDDNFDMKFISITFFMKFIFWPLSIVGFIYLDKTFFMFLNEDLYKVLFLFAIVPLAGNTVTLAVLLNAKPEKASLAVFLSTVVSVIAIPLYIFWYGGF
- a CDS encoding C40 family peptidase gives rise to the protein MRTIIFSIFLLFFITACSTKNPYTPTKPLSTYKNTMTYNNINISDALLAHYRQWQGVGYKYGGQTRSGIDCSYLVYDVYRKELRKNIPRTTYYQSISGKSVNKKDLKTGDLVFFLTSKKGSRHVGIYLSHGDFMHVSTSNGVMISSLSNPYWKAHYWKARRILNTN